Proteins encoded in a region of the Mycolicibacterium neoaurum genome:
- a CDS encoding GGDEF domain-containing protein — MAGAPHYTDQLRLWWGDDVDHRFLLDFLRARGFLTSLRVVIAVVGAGMAVALLALLATDLADPAGPMRVLVTAITVVAVAWPFYWLFGPWPSPRMSITLFLFIDVGIAVAGFAHRDPLAGLTATPVFAVTGIYILFFHGARAMVAHLVIVVAAIAALATRLAVSDYPDAVPLTVGKTAVALLVTVFILPFAQFAFWLIRNSSVESLVDPLTTLANRRGLRAHMSRLIGAGEPLSDLCVFVIDIDKFKNVNDRHGHAVGDDILVQTAAQVRRVLGEPALAARTGGEEFVAVDTMTADRAAEVGSLLRAAIGEVGPPGVTVSIGAACGPVHSMECFERLLQTADTAMYRAKHDGGDRVSIADPA, encoded by the coding sequence TTGGCCGGTGCGCCGCACTACACCGATCAGCTCCGGCTGTGGTGGGGCGACGACGTCGACCATCGCTTTCTGCTGGACTTCCTGCGGGCCCGCGGTTTCCTGACCTCGCTGCGGGTCGTCATCGCCGTGGTCGGCGCCGGGATGGCCGTCGCGTTGCTCGCTCTGCTGGCCACCGATCTGGCCGACCCTGCCGGGCCGATGCGGGTACTGGTCACCGCGATCACCGTCGTCGCGGTGGCATGGCCGTTCTATTGGCTGTTCGGCCCGTGGCCCTCCCCGCGGATGTCGATCACGCTGTTCCTGTTCATCGACGTCGGCATCGCGGTGGCCGGTTTCGCCCATCGCGACCCGCTGGCCGGTTTGACCGCGACACCGGTATTCGCGGTGACCGGCATCTACATCCTGTTCTTCCACGGCGCCCGTGCGATGGTCGCGCATCTGGTGATCGTGGTCGCGGCGATCGCCGCGCTGGCGACGCGGCTCGCGGTCTCGGACTATCCCGACGCGGTGCCGCTGACCGTGGGCAAAACCGCGGTGGCCCTGCTGGTCACGGTGTTCATCCTGCCGTTCGCCCAGTTCGCTTTCTGGCTGATCCGCAACAGTTCGGTGGAATCGCTGGTCGACCCACTGACCACACTGGCCAATCGGCGCGGGCTGCGCGCCCACATGTCCCGACTGATCGGCGCCGGCGAACCGCTGAGCGACCTGTGCGTGTTCGTCATCGACATCGACAAGTTCAAGAACGTCAACGACCGACACGGCCACGCCGTCGGCGACGACATCCTGGTCCAGACCGCAGCGCAGGTGCGTCGGGTGCTCGGCGAGCCCGCGCTGGCCGCCCGCACCGGCGGTGAGGAGTTCGTCGCCGTCGACACCATGACGGCCGACCGGGCAGCCGAGGTGGGATCACTGCTGCGGGCGGCGATCGGCGAGGTGGGCCCGCCCGGAGTGACGGTCAGCATCGGCGCGGCATGTGGGCCGGTGCACAGCATGGAGTGCTTCGAGCGGTTGCTGCAGACCGCAGACACCGCGATGTACCGCGCAAAACACGACGGCGGCGACCGCGTGTCCATCGCCGACCCGGCGTAG
- a CDS encoding TspO/MBR family protein — protein MQIRTLAPTALAVAATAVVGSLASKPAVESAWYAKLKKPPYQPPGAAFPVAWTSLYTDIAVVSSQTLDEAPPEVRRSYTRALVLNLILNGSWSWLFFNRRKLGASAIAAGALTVSSADLTRRAVAVRGAKAAPLGLYPLWCTFATALSTHIWVLNRR, from the coding sequence TTGCAGATTCGCACGCTTGCACCGACCGCACTCGCCGTCGCCGCCACGGCGGTGGTGGGCAGCCTTGCCAGCAAACCGGCCGTCGAATCCGCCTGGTACGCAAAACTCAAGAAGCCGCCCTACCAGCCCCCCGGAGCGGCGTTCCCGGTCGCATGGACCTCGCTGTACACCGATATCGCCGTGGTCTCGTCCCAGACGCTCGACGAAGCGCCACCCGAGGTGCGCCGCAGCTACACCCGGGCCCTGGTGCTGAACCTGATCCTCAACGGCAGCTGGTCCTGGTTGTTCTTCAACCGGCGCAAGCTCGGCGCATCGGCCATCGCCGCCGGGGCCCTTACCGTCAGCAGCGCCGACCTGACCCGCCGCGCCGTGGCCGTGCGGGGCGCCAAGGCCGCGCCGCTGGGTCTCTATCCGCTGTGGTGCACCTTCGCCACCGCCTTATCCACCCATATCTGGGTGCTCAACCGACGCTGA